A single genomic interval of Alcaligenes sp. SDU_A2 harbors:
- a CDS encoding DUF2271 domain-containing protein codes for MKTLISCLTLAAAASLPTLAAARPVTLTTNLKDYGGDGAYLAVYLTDASGAYARTLWVAGEKSKYYKHLTDWHRATGGAAAAINGITGASVGAGQTLTISADLEDALFDAGYTLNIDAAVEDMRDSPRDLSVPLTTAGAGQTTSGRRYVSTFSYGF; via the coding sequence ATGAAAACACTGATTTCCTGCCTGACCTTGGCGGCTGCCGCAAGCCTGCCTACCCTGGCCGCTGCCCGCCCCGTCACCCTGACGACAAACCTGAAGGACTATGGCGGCGACGGTGCCTACTTGGCCGTCTACCTGACCGATGCGTCGGGAGCCTATGCCCGTACGCTCTGGGTAGCGGGCGAAAAATCCAAATACTACAAGCACCTGACGGACTGGCACCGCGCCACTGGCGGTGCCGCCGCAGCAATCAATGGAATCACCGGGGCCAGCGTAGGTGCAGGCCAGACCTTGACGATCTCGGCCGATCTGGAGGATGCCTTGTTTGATGCAGGGTACACCTTGAATATCGATGCCGCCGTTGAGGACATGCGCGATAGCCCGCGCGATCTGAGCGTGCCGCTGACCACAGCCGGGGCGGGTCAAACCACCAGCGGACGGCGTTATGTGTCCACGTTCAGCTATGGCTTTTAA
- a CDS encoding PepSY domain-containing protein: MKSFYPLALVIALTYSTGALASEDCHRPMADWQSRDQVSAQATALGITTERLRIDDGCYEIRGRDQAGNRIELKLDPATLEPLGLEVRFEPGADTSRYLPRVQPAPQQ; encoded by the coding sequence ATGAAGTCATTTTATCCCCTGGCCCTGGTCATCGCCCTGACCTATTCCACTGGCGCACTGGCCAGCGAAGATTGTCATCGCCCTATGGCGGACTGGCAATCACGCGATCAGGTCAGCGCCCAAGCCACGGCGTTGGGCATCACCACCGAGCGATTGCGCATCGACGACGGCTGCTACGAAATCCGTGGTCGGGATCAAGCCGGCAACCGCATCGAATTAAAACTGGACCCAGCCACCCTGGAACCGCTTGGGCTGGAAGTGCGTTTTGAGCCTGGCGCAGATACCTCCCGCTACCTGCCACGCGTACAGCCTGCTCCCCAGCAGTAA
- a CDS encoding PepSY domain-containing protein translates to MNLRSLHRWPGLIVAALLIVTALSGAALSVFPALETLRTPQPETTLSLADLATRVQAAHPGIEQIKRAPSGQISAWWFEAGQPGSAIVDPSTGQAIAPAEPNPLQRWLTQLHRALFLGDGGRLATAAGALTLLFLSLSGSILIARRTGGWRRWFNRLRGPLAARLHTEIARIVLPGLILSSATALWMAAETFDVITIDEPRLEVPAQISPRASLKPADMPALQAIPVATLRELSFPDPRDSTDVFTLKTDHGTGYVDQGTGTVLSWQQPSLLQSLSETIYMLHTGQGAAMLGLLLGIAALGASILAVTGVLIWLAARNKRPALHGNAPAAQADTVVLVGSEGGSTWGFAATLANALRLAGHTVHIAAMSSFKPTRYRHAQRLLILTATYGDGDAPASAKGFLEQLDTMDSAPAAPLAVLGFGDRSFPAYCAFATAVEQAARAKGWATLLPLETIDRQSAQGFARWGQALGQAIGTPLTLSHQPASPATTTLTLIERRDYGQAVHAPMAILRFAIPASTPVQRVMGQGFARFEAGDWLGIVPEGSCVPRLYSLASGSTDGFIEIVVRKHEGGLASGQLTALQPGQTVRGFVRRNPDFHVGHDRAPLILIGAGTGLGPLAGFIRANTQQRPIHLFFGLRNPDSDFLYRKELSAWQAQGRLANLSTAISRADQARYVQDALRQEGPQIAQAIAQGAKIMVCGGRDMARGVAQALAEILQPTGLTPAMLKAGARYVEDIY, encoded by the coding sequence GTGAACCTGCGCTCACTGCACCGATGGCCGGGTCTGATCGTGGCCGCTTTATTGATTGTGACCGCGCTGAGCGGAGCCGCGCTGTCGGTGTTCCCTGCCCTGGAAACACTGCGTACCCCCCAGCCCGAGACGACATTGAGCCTGGCCGATCTGGCCACACGGGTGCAGGCGGCCCATCCTGGCATTGAACAGATCAAGCGCGCGCCCTCGGGACAAATCAGCGCCTGGTGGTTCGAGGCCGGCCAGCCCGGCTCGGCCATTGTCGATCCCTCTACCGGCCAAGCAATCGCCCCTGCCGAACCGAACCCACTGCAACGCTGGCTGACCCAGTTACACCGCGCCTTGTTTCTGGGCGACGGCGGACGGCTGGCGACGGCGGCCGGTGCGCTGACCCTGCTTTTTCTGTCTTTGTCGGGCAGCATACTGATCGCCCGACGCACCGGCGGCTGGCGACGCTGGTTCAACCGCCTGCGCGGCCCCCTGGCCGCGCGGTTGCACACAGAGATCGCGCGCATCGTCTTGCCGGGCCTGATTCTATCCAGCGCCACGGCCCTGTGGATGGCGGCAGAAACCTTTGATGTCATTACGATTGATGAACCACGCCTGGAAGTACCCGCCCAAATCAGCCCGCGGGCCAGTCTGAAACCAGCAGACATGCCTGCGCTGCAAGCCATCCCAGTAGCCACGCTACGCGAGCTGAGTTTTCCCGATCCACGCGACAGCACCGATGTTTTCACCCTGAAAACCGACCATGGAACCGGGTATGTAGACCAGGGCACCGGAACGGTACTGAGCTGGCAACAACCCAGCCTGTTGCAATCGCTCTCTGAAACCATTTACATGCTGCATACCGGCCAAGGTGCCGCCATGCTGGGGCTGCTTCTAGGTATCGCTGCGCTGGGTGCATCGATCCTGGCTGTAACGGGCGTGCTGATTTGGTTGGCCGCAAGAAACAAACGGCCCGCATTGCACGGCAACGCACCCGCTGCACAAGCCGACACCGTGGTCTTGGTCGGCTCCGAAGGGGGCAGTACCTGGGGCTTTGCGGCAACACTGGCTAACGCGCTGCGCCTGGCCGGACACACCGTTCATATTGCGGCCATGTCCTCGTTCAAGCCGACACGCTACCGCCACGCGCAACGCCTACTGATTCTGACCGCCACCTATGGCGATGGCGACGCCCCTGCATCAGCCAAAGGCTTTCTGGAGCAATTGGACACAATGGACAGCGCCCCTGCTGCCCCCCTGGCCGTCCTGGGGTTTGGCGATCGCAGCTTCCCGGCCTACTGCGCCTTTGCCACCGCCGTAGAGCAGGCTGCGCGGGCCAAAGGCTGGGCGACACTCTTGCCGCTGGAGACCATCGACCGTCAATCCGCACAAGGTTTTGCACGCTGGGGCCAGGCCCTGGGGCAAGCAATCGGTACGCCGTTGACCTTGAGCCACCAGCCCGCATCGCCTGCAACCACAACCCTGACGCTGATCGAGCGCCGCGATTACGGACAGGCCGTTCACGCACCCATGGCTATCCTGCGCTTTGCGATTCCGGCGAGCACACCAGTGCAACGCGTGATGGGCCAAGGCTTTGCCCGATTCGAGGCTGGCGACTGGCTGGGCATCGTACCCGAAGGGTCCTGCGTGCCGCGCCTGTATTCCCTGGCATCCGGCTCTACAGACGGGTTCATCGAAATCGTCGTGCGCAAACATGAAGGCGGTCTGGCCTCCGGCCAACTGACTGCCCTGCAACCCGGCCAGACCGTCCGCGGCTTTGTGCGGCGCAATCCCGACTTTCATGTCGGCCATGACCGCGCCCCTCTGATCTTGATAGGAGCAGGCACAGGCCTAGGCCCGCTGGCCGGTTTCATACGCGCCAATACGCAGCAGCGCCCTATTCACCTGTTCTTTGGCTTGCGTAATCCTGACAGCGACTTTCTGTATCGCAAAGAACTATCGGCCTGGCAGGCCCAAGGCCGCCTGGCCAACTTGTCCACCGCCATCTCCCGCGCCGATCAAGCCCGCTACGTACAAGACGCACTGCGCCAAGAAGGCCCGCAGATCGCGCAGGCAATTGCTCAAGGGGCCAAAATCATGGTCTGCGGCGGTCGCGACATGGCACGCGGCGTCGCCCAGGCGCTGGCCGAAATATTGCAACCGACCGGCTTGACGCCGGCCATGCTCAAGGCAGGAGCACGCTATGTCGAAGACATCTACTGA
- a CDS encoding amino acid aminotransferase: MFEHLKAYGGDPIFRLSEAFHADPRERKVNLTVGLYYDDQGRLPVLDVARRAEDQWAAKGLPRGYLPIEGLASYRDAVQALVFGADRKARVEGRIVTIQTLGGTGALKVGGDFLHDAYPDSEMWISDPAWDNHHAIFQGAGIPTHSYRYYDPATRGLDFAGMKQDIAALPERSIVLLHPCCHNPTGADPSDAQWLELIEVLKERKLIPFLDMAYQGFGRGLDQDAFAVRAMADAGLSFLVANSFSKNFSYYSERCGGLSVVCQSAEEAGRVLGQLKAVARRIYSNPPSHGGQAVATVLADPVLFEEWKAEVQTMRERIAQVRQLVHERLKEIAPQYDSSYFVKQHGMFCYTGLSLPQLEALRRDYGIYIIDSGRISVPGLNESNIEYFAQSLAAVVASETAHV, translated from the coding sequence ATGTTTGAGCATCTGAAGGCTTACGGCGGCGATCCGATTTTCCGCTTGAGCGAAGCATTTCACGCCGATCCGCGCGAGCGCAAGGTCAACCTGACCGTGGGTTTGTATTACGACGACCAGGGTCGTCTGCCCGTACTGGATGTCGCCCGGCGGGCCGAAGATCAGTGGGCCGCCAAAGGCCTGCCGCGCGGCTATCTGCCCATCGAGGGCCTGGCTTCGTATCGCGATGCCGTCCAGGCGCTGGTATTTGGCGCAGACCGCAAGGCCCGGGTCGAAGGCCGCATCGTCACCATTCAGACGTTGGGCGGCACCGGCGCGCTGAAAGTGGGTGGAGACTTTCTGCACGATGCGTATCCGGACAGCGAAATGTGGATCAGCGATCCGGCCTGGGATAACCACCATGCCATTTTTCAGGGCGCGGGCATTCCTACGCATTCCTATCGTTATTACGATCCGGCCACGCGCGGTCTGGACTTTGCCGGCATGAAGCAGGACATCGCGGCTTTGCCCGAGCGCAGCATTGTGCTGCTGCACCCGTGCTGCCACAATCCCACCGGCGCAGACCCAAGCGATGCGCAGTGGCTGGAACTGATCGAGGTCCTTAAAGAGCGCAAGCTGATTCCGTTCCTGGATATGGCTTATCAGGGCTTTGGCCGCGGTTTGGACCAAGACGCATTTGCCGTGCGCGCCATGGCCGATGCCGGCCTGAGTTTTCTGGTCGCCAACTCCTTTTCCAAGAACTTCTCGTATTACTCCGAGCGCTGCGGCGGCTTATCCGTAGTGTGCCAGAGCGCCGAAGAAGCTGGCCGGGTACTGGGCCAGCTCAAAGCGGTAGCGCGCCGCATTTACTCCAATCCGCCCTCGCATGGCGGACAGGCGGTGGCCACCGTGCTGGCCGATCCGGTCTTGTTCGAGGAGTGGAAAGCCGAAGTGCAGACCATGCGCGAGCGCATCGCCCAGGTTCGCCAATTGGTGCACGAACGCCTGAAGGAAATCGCTCCGCAGTACGACAGCAGCTATTTCGTCAAACAGCACGGCATGTTCTGCTATACCGGCCTGAGCCTGCCGCAGCTGGAGGCGCTGCGTCGCGACTACGGCATCTACATCATCGACTCGGGCCGCATCAGCGTACCCGGCCTGAACGAGTCCAATATCGAGTACTTCGCCCAGTCCCTGGCCGCTGTCGTGGCCTCGGAAACCGCCCACGTTTAA
- a CDS encoding response regulator transcription factor, protein MRILLIEDDAVLGLAVRDQIAGDGHGVDWVQRLDAAQAAVAGVAYDLVLLDLMLPDGRGLVFLRHLRACGDATPVIILTALDQVSDRIEGLNAGADDYLVKPFDLAELSARIGSVARRYSGNPNPVVTHGQLQIDLAAHRVLRAGHAVSLTAREWALFEAFLARPGQLLSKAQLEDKLYAFDAEVGSNTIEVHISHLRKKLGSDIIETERGLGYRLRQA, encoded by the coding sequence ATGCGTATTCTGTTGATTGAAGACGATGCGGTGCTGGGGCTGGCCGTGCGCGATCAGATTGCCGGCGACGGGCACGGCGTGGATTGGGTGCAGCGTCTGGATGCGGCGCAGGCGGCCGTGGCCGGGGTGGCGTACGATTTGGTGTTGCTCGATTTGATGCTGCCCGATGGCCGAGGCTTGGTGTTTTTGCGCCATCTGCGGGCGTGCGGCGATGCGACGCCCGTCATTATTCTGACGGCGCTGGATCAGGTCTCGGATCGGATCGAGGGCCTGAACGCCGGGGCGGATGATTATCTGGTCAAGCCGTTTGATCTGGCCGAATTGTCGGCGCGGATCGGCTCGGTCGCGCGCCGCTACAGCGGCAATCCCAACCCTGTCGTGACGCATGGACAGTTGCAGATCGATCTGGCCGCCCATCGCGTCCTGCGCGCAGGGCATGCCGTGTCCTTGACGGCCCGCGAATGGGCCTTGTTCGAGGCCTTCCTGGCCCGACCGGGCCAATTGCTCTCCAAAGCTCAACTGGAGGACAAGCTGTACGCCTTTGACGCCGAAGTCGGCAGCAATACCATCGAGGTGCATATCAGCCACCTGCGCAAAAAGCTGGGCAGCGACATTATCGAAACTGAACG
- a CDS encoding FAD:protein FMN transferase, which translates to MSKTSTETVRHALHGPTMGTRWSALFYAAPGLDIMPIQAALQQAVQRVDAQMSTWNPDSDLMRLNSAPIGQWVTIPADLARVLALGLDIGRASAGAFDIGMGDAVRAWGFGAQTAQEAAIRAALTAQRHAAHDLLELDGKRVRKQAPICLDLNGIAKGYGVDQLALTLRRFGITAALVGIDGELRALGLRPDRQGWAVAVEAPDPDQRAPHSMLVLHDAAVATSGDYRHWVQVQDRRLSHTMDPRRGAPLPHPPASVTVIAPTCAQADAWATALMVAGPDTGMALAAQHGLSALFLLRGKQHELSARACGALFSAHPGAVTQPA; encoded by the coding sequence ATGTCGAAGACATCTACTGAAACCGTACGGCACGCCCTGCATGGTCCCACGATGGGTACACGCTGGTCGGCTCTGTTCTATGCAGCGCCGGGATTGGACATCATGCCCATCCAGGCCGCGCTCCAGCAGGCCGTTCAGCGCGTCGATGCCCAAATGTCCACCTGGAATCCCGACAGCGACCTGATGCGCCTGAACAGCGCTCCAATAGGCCAATGGGTCACCATTCCCGCCGATCTGGCCCGCGTGCTGGCGCTGGGCCTGGACATCGGCCGAGCCAGCGCCGGGGCATTCGACATAGGCATGGGGGATGCGGTACGCGCCTGGGGCTTTGGCGCACAAACCGCCCAGGAAGCGGCCATACGCGCCGCCCTGACGGCACAGCGACATGCCGCCCACGATCTGCTGGAACTGGATGGCAAACGAGTGCGCAAACAAGCGCCGATCTGCCTGGATCTGAACGGCATTGCCAAAGGCTACGGGGTGGACCAACTGGCCCTGACTCTGCGTCGCTTCGGTATTACCGCCGCGCTGGTGGGCATAGACGGCGAGCTGCGGGCCCTTGGCCTGCGCCCCGACCGCCAGGGCTGGGCGGTCGCCGTTGAGGCTCCCGATCCGGACCAGCGTGCGCCCCATTCCATGCTCGTGCTGCACGATGCCGCTGTCGCCACATCAGGCGATTATCGGCACTGGGTCCAGGTTCAGGATCGCCGACTATCCCACACGATGGACCCACGACGGGGCGCTCCGCTGCCGCACCCGCCCGCCTCCGTGACGGTGATCGCCCCCACCTGCGCCCAAGCCGACGCCTGGGCCACCGCCCTGATGGTTGCTGGCCCCGACACGGGCATGGCACTGGCGGCACAACACGGTTTAAGCGCTTTGTTCCTGCTACGCGGAAAACAGCATGAACTGTCTGCACGCGCCTGCGGCGCACTGTTTTCCGCGCATCCGGGTGCCGTCACCCAGCCCGCTTAA